The nucleotide window AGCCCTACGGCCCCGCCTGCGCCCTCAACCGCTCCGCGCTCGTTCCGGCCCAGTCGATCAAACGGGCGGTTTCCAGGAACCGCGTGCCCTTGGTGGGCGCGCCCAGCACCACCGACACCAGCTGCCGTCCCGCGGCCTTCACGCAGGTGGCGAAGCAGTAGCCGGACTCGTTGATGAAGCCGGTCTTGCCGCTCATCACTTCGTAGTTTCCGTAGAGCAGCCGGTCGGTGTTGGCCAGCATGTGGTTGCCGCGGCTGGTCCGGAACTCGTAGTGCGGCGTGGAGGTGATCTCGGAAATCAGCGGCATCTTGCACGCGGTGGTCATCAGCTTCGCGTAGTCGCGGACGGTGGAGACGTTGCCGGCGTCCAGCCCGGTTTCCTCCTCGAAGCGCGTGCCGGTCATGCCCAGCGTGCGGGCGCGCGAGTTCATGCGCGCCACGAACAGCTCATGGGGCACGCCGCTGGTGCGCACCAGGGCGCGCGTGGCGGCGTTGTCGGAGACCATCAGCGCCAGCTGCAGCAGGTCCCGCTTGCGGATCTTCTCCCCGGGTCGCAGCCGGGTGCGGCTGGCGTCGTGGACGTCACCTCGTTCCATGGCCACCACGCTGTCCCAGTCGGGGTGCGTGTCGAGCAGCACCAGGATGCTCATGATCTTGGTCAGGCTGGCGATGGGCAACTGGGTGTCCACGTTCTTCGCGTAGAGCACCTTGTCGCTGTCGGGGTCGTACAGGATCGCGGCGCGGGAGCGCAGCCGCGGCTGACCGGCGGGATCGTATCCCAGGAAGGCCGGCTCGCGATGGCGGACACGGGCGTGGCGGTGGCGCCGCAACTGCTTTCGTGAAGACGCCGACGCATGCCGGGTCGGCGGGCCGGCCTGCTTCAGGTGCGCGGTGGCGGGGCCTTTCGCGCGCGCCTTGCCCTTCTTCACCACGGCGTGCCTGTGCTTGACCACGGCGCGCTTGTGCTTGACCACGTGTGCGCGGGCCTTGGTGCTCCTGTGATGATGGGTTCGTCGTGCCGAGGCGTTGCCCGCCGTGAGGGTGAGGGCGAGCAGGAGGAGAAGGCTCCAGCAGGACGCGCGTCGAATCCTTCGACTGGTGCGGTCCATGAACGTTGTCTCCTTCATGGATGGGTCCCTTGGATCTACCGCTGCAACATCCGTGTTGCGCGCGAGTGACCCGGAAAATACCACGCGGCGCGGCGGCGACGCAACCTGAACCGGCGGAGGTCGAAGAACCGGCGGCGGCCT belongs to Candidatus Eisenbacteria bacterium and includes:
- a CDS encoding D-alanyl-D-alanine carboxypeptidase, which gives rise to MDRTSRRIRRASCWSLLLLLALTLTAGNASARRTHHHRSTKARAHVVKHKRAVVKHRHAVVKKGKARAKGPATAHLKQAGPPTRHASASSRKQLRRHRHARVRHREPAFLGYDPAGQPRLRSRAAILYDPDSDKVLYAKNVDTQLPIASLTKIMSILVLLDTHPDWDSVVAMERGDVHDASRTRLRPGEKIRKRDLLQLALMVSDNAATRALVRTSGVPHELFVARMNSRARTLGMTGTRFEEETGLDAGNVSTVRDYAKLMTTACKMPLISEITSTPHYEFRTSRGNHMLANTDRLLYGNYEVMSGKTGFINESGYCFATCVKAAGRQLVSVVLGAPTKGTRFLETARLIDWAGTSAERLRAQAGP